In Cupriavidus taiwanensis, the following are encoded in one genomic region:
- a CDS encoding glutathione S-transferase family protein encodes MLRIWGRLSSINVQKVVWCARELHLDHERVDIGVTKGDLDTEAYVRLNPNRQIPVIEDFRGTDVGGEPFVLWESNAIVRYLCARYGEGTLWPEDVKARASADRWMDWQTTAFSPAMVTAFLNLVRKPEAERDPAAIEASCERTEPLAALLDQALAGREFIGGDRFTMADISLACAAHRWMGLPRQHQPRPELERWLNAMRARPAAGGILELPLR; translated from the coding sequence ATGTTGCGTATCTGGGGCCGACTCTCTTCCATCAACGTGCAGAAGGTGGTCTGGTGCGCGCGCGAGCTGCACCTGGACCATGAGCGCGTCGATATCGGCGTGACCAAGGGCGACCTCGACACCGAGGCCTACGTGCGCCTGAACCCGAACCGCCAGATCCCCGTGATCGAGGATTTCCGCGGCACCGATGTCGGCGGCGAACCCTTCGTGCTGTGGGAGTCCAATGCGATCGTGCGCTACCTGTGCGCGCGCTACGGCGAAGGCACGCTGTGGCCCGAGGACGTGAAGGCACGCGCCTCGGCCGACCGCTGGATGGACTGGCAGACCACCGCCTTCAGCCCGGCGATGGTGACAGCGTTCCTGAACCTGGTGCGCAAGCCCGAAGCCGAACGCGACCCGGCCGCCATCGAAGCCTCCTGCGAGCGCACCGAGCCGCTCGCCGCGCTGCTGGACCAGGCGCTGGCCGGGCGCGAGTTTATCGGCGGCGACCGCTTCACCATGGCCGACATCTCGCTGGCCTGCGCCGCGCACCGCTGGATGGGGCTGCCGCGCCAGCACCAGCCGCGTCCCGAGCTGGAACGCTGGCTCAACGCCATGCGCGCCCGCCCCGCCGCGGGCGGCATCCTGGAACTGCCGCTGCGCTAA
- a CDS encoding aminotransferase-like domain-containing protein — MKWAISRRAQQLTSSAIREILKVTERPEVISFAGGLPSPASFPVAAMEAATARVFADNPQAALQYAATEGYLPLREFVARRHDVAVERVLITTGSQQALDLIAKVMIDPGSKVMVETPSYLGALQAFSLFEPEFVSIPSDDKGLLPEALTPELTAGARFLYALPNFQNPTGRRLPLERRQALVARAQQLGVLLVEDDPYGALSYTGDQLPSLLSMNPDGVIYMGSFSKILAPGMRLGYVIAPPELHFKLCQAKQASDLHTPTFTQRVAYETVRDGLLDTHIPTIRELYGKQCQTMLDALKRHMPEGVSWNTPEGGMFIWMELPEGLDSMAILEEAVKRNVAYVPGAPFYANNPKRNALRLAFVTVPAERIEQGVAILGELFREAIAAARQPRAA; from the coding sequence ATGAAATGGGCCATCTCCCGCCGGGCGCAGCAACTGACCAGCTCGGCCATCCGCGAAATCCTCAAGGTCACCGAGCGTCCGGAAGTCATTTCGTTCGCCGGCGGCCTGCCGTCTCCGGCGTCGTTCCCGGTAGCGGCGATGGAAGCCGCGACGGCCCGCGTGTTCGCCGACAACCCGCAGGCGGCGCTGCAATACGCCGCGACCGAAGGCTACCTGCCGCTGCGCGAGTTCGTCGCCAGGCGCCATGACGTGGCGGTCGAGCGCGTGCTGATCACCACCGGCTCGCAGCAGGCGCTGGACCTGATCGCCAAGGTGATGATCGACCCGGGCAGCAAGGTGATGGTGGAAACCCCCAGCTACCTCGGCGCGCTGCAGGCGTTCTCGCTGTTCGAACCTGAGTTCGTCTCGATCCCCAGCGACGACAAGGGCCTGCTGCCCGAGGCGCTGACCCCCGAACTGACCGCCGGCGCGCGCTTCCTGTACGCCCTGCCCAACTTCCAGAACCCGACCGGGCGCCGCCTGCCGCTCGAGCGCCGCCAGGCGCTGGTGGCGCGCGCGCAGCAACTGGGCGTGCTGCTGGTCGAGGACGACCCGTACGGCGCGCTCAGCTACACCGGCGACCAGTTGCCCAGCCTGCTGTCGATGAACCCGGACGGCGTGATCTACATGGGCTCGTTCTCGAAGATCCTGGCTCCCGGCATGCGCCTGGGCTACGTGATCGCCCCGCCCGAGCTGCATTTCAAGCTGTGCCAGGCCAAGCAGGCGTCGGACCTGCACACGCCCACCTTCACCCAGCGCGTGGCCTACGAGACCGTGCGCGACGGCCTGCTCGACACCCACATCCCGACCATCCGCGAGCTCTACGGCAAGCAGTGCCAGACCATGCTGGATGCGCTCAAGCGCCACATGCCCGAAGGAGTCAGCTGGAATACGCCCGAAGGCGGCATGTTTATCTGGATGGAGCTGCCCGAGGGCCTGGACAGCATGGCGATCCTGGAAGAAGCGGTGAAGCGCAACGTCGCCTACGTGCCGGGCGCCCCGTTCTACGCCAACAACCCGAAGCGCAACGCGCTGCGCCTGGCCTTCGTGACGGTGCCGGCAGAACGCATCGAGCAGGGCGTGGCGATCCTCGGCGAGCTGTTCCGCGAAGCCATCGCCGCGGCGCGGCAGCCGCGCGCGGCCTGA